From a single Metopolophium dirhodum isolate CAU chromosome 6, ASM1992520v1, whole genome shotgun sequence genomic region:
- the LOC132946864 gene encoding phenylalanine--tRNA ligase alpha subunit produces the protein MDSEQLLKLVDIKGSISTWDISKENNIDHQKIIGVVNSILALGNIITADPVTSKYWELTEEGESVALNGSYEVNLYNAVPTDGIHQKELMAISNAKIGFSQAMSKGWIVIDRAANKVMKKVDSVVDKVKENLIELKASHDQISESEKLDYKKRKLIREVVIKSFTLGKGPEFTTSIVKLETELTTEMILSGSWKSTPFKAYNFEALGQPQSAGCLHPLLKVRSDFRQIFLEMGFTEMPTNNFVESSFWNFDALFQPQQHPARDSHDTFFLENPQTSENFPQEYLNKVKTVHSKGGYGSQGYGYDWSLDEAKKNVLRTHTTAVSARMLYGLAKDFKPTKYFSIDRVFRNETLDATHLAEFQQVEGVIADYNLTLGDLIGVLHTFFERLGMTEIKFKPAYNPYTEPSMEIFCYHQGLKKWIEIGNSGMFRPEMLLPMGLPEKVNVIAWGLSLERPTMIKYGINNIRDLVGPRVNLQMVQDNPICRLDK, from the exons atggATTCAGAGCAGTTGTTAAAACTTGTGGATATTAAAGGTTCCATTAGCACATGGGACATAAGcaaagaaaacaatattgatcatcaaaaaataattggtGTTGTTAATAGCATATTGGCATTGGGAAATATTATTACTGCTGATCCAGTAACAAGTAAGTACTGGGAACTTACCGAAGAAGGAGAATCAGTTGCATTGAATGGTAGTTATGAGGTAAACCTATATAACGCTGTTCCAACTGATGGGATACATCAAAAGGAATTAATGGCAATATCAAATGCAAAAATTGGATTCAGTCAAGCAATGTCAAAGGGTTGGATAGTCATTGATCGAGCAGCAAACAAAGTGATGAAAAAAGTCGATTCTGTCGTTGATAAGGTTAAAGAAAATTTGATAGAACTGAAAGCATCTCATGATCAAATTTCTGAGTCGGAAAAGTTGGATTATAAAAAACGAAAACTTATTCGTGAAGTAGTCATAAAAAGTTttacattag GTAAGGGTCCAGAATTTACAACATCTATTGTAAAATTAGAAACTGAACTAACTACAGAAATGATATTATCCGGTTCATGGAAATCAACTCCATTTAAGGCTTACAATTTTGAAGCTTTGGGCCAACCACAATCGGCTGGTTGCTTACATCCATTATTGAAAGTTCGCTCAGACTTTCGTCAAATATTTCTTGAAATGGGTTTTACTGAAATGCCAACTAATAATTTTGTTGAGAGCTCGTTTTGGAATTTCGATGCATTATTCCAACCACAACAACACCCAGCAAGAGACTCGcatgatactttttttttggaGAACCCTCAAACTAGTGAAAACTTTCCTCAAGAATATTTAAACAAGGTAAAAACAGTACATTCTAAGGGTGGCTATGGTTCCCAAGGATATGGCTATGATTGGTCTTTGGACGAAGctaagaaaaatgttttgagAACTCATACTACAGCTGTAAGTGCTCGTATGTTGTATGGCTTAGCTAAAGATTTTAAACCGACTAAGTACTTTAGTATCGACAGAGTATTCCGAAATGAGACTTTGGATGCTACTCATTTGGCAGAGTTTCAACAAGTAGAAGGAGTAATAGCTGATTACAATTTAACCCTGGGAGATCTAATTGGAGTTCTTCACACGTTTTTTGAAAGATTGGGAATgactgaaataaaatttaaacctgCTTACAATCCATACACAGAACCTAGTAtggaaatattttgttatcatcAAGGACTAAAAAAATGGATCGAAATTGGCAACTCTGGAATGTTTCGTCCTGAAATGTTATTACCAATGGGCTTACCAGAAAAAGTAAATGTTATAGCTTGGGGTTTATCATTAGAGAGACCAACTATGATTAAATATGGCATCAATAATATTAGAGATCTAGTCGGACCAAGGGTTAATTTACAAATGGTACAAGATAACCCAATTTGTAGATtagacaaataa
- the LOC132946865 gene encoding large ribosomal subunit protein uL4m produces MLLNCLAKQIRALPSTFTAACRLSTVAIENSEFNEIEEPPMVYGGYTELRQAWVSNLDTIKETPSTIIDLHPQVFGSRPRIDIIHENVVWQKKYKFVSYANTKVTAEVNMSSKKPWPQKGQGRARHGTRRSPLFRGGSVIHGPRSHTSHFYMLPFYKRVYGLTSTLSVKLIQDDLHVVKNLDLPTDDPGYINDLVDSRLWGPSVLFIDDTDTMPRNISLALNQIKHMNLMPVYGLNVYSMLKYETLVLTVAAVKKIQERLLYQLHRPDGHQATRKFMLNKQN; encoded by the exons atgttgttaaattgtTTGGCAAAACAAATTCGAGCTCTCCCGTCGACATTCACAGCGGCATGTCGGTTGTCTACCGTGGCAATTGAAAACTCGGAGTTCA ATGAAATTGAAGAGCCGCCAATGGTATATGGCGGATACACAGAATTACGCCAGGCATGGGTGTCTAATTTGGATACTATAAAGGAAACTCCTTCTACAATCATAGATTTGCATCCCCAAGTGTTTGGATCGAGACCAAGAATTGATATAATACACGAAAATGTTGTGtggcaaaaaaaatataaatttgtt AGTTATGCTAATACCAAAGTTACAGCCGAAGTAAACATGAGCAGTAAAAAACCATGGCCACAAAAGGGTCAAGGACGTGCACGACATGGTACTAGACGTTCTCCACTATTCAGAGGTGGATCTGTCATACACGGACCACGCTCTCATACAAGTCATTTTTATATGCTTCCGTTCTACAAAAGAGTGTATGGTCTCACATCAACGTTATCTGTCAAGTTAATTcag gaCGATTTACACGTAGTCAAAAATTTGGATTTACCTACAGACGATCCTGGATACATCAATGATTTAGTTGATTCAAGACTATGGGGACCTTCAGTTCTATTTATTGATGA tacCGATACAATGCCAAGGAATATCAGCTTAGCATTGAACCAAATCAAACACATGAATCTCATGCCAGTTTATG gtttgaACGTGTACAGCATGCTAAAATATGAAACCCTCGTTTTGACTGTAGCTgcagttaaaaaaattcaagaacgACTCCTTTACCAATTACATAGACCTGATGGTCATCAAGCTACAAGAAAGTTCATGTTAAATAAGcagaattaa